Proteins encoded within one genomic window of Vanrija pseudolonga chromosome 3, complete sequence:
- the Sacs gene encoding Sacsin encodes MPPPSRAELWSAGRDETVEVNQRALIDKILARYSGEHTIFRELLQNADDAGAQHVQVKFYTRAGIDAQEAGRPPATLPDVKRDAIHRYVVCNDGIPFRGEDWHRLKKIAEGNPDEEKIGAFGVGFYSLWSVCDDPFVESGDKWMGFYWKDGKDQLLARSGDLPPGSSAASTAEPTSTGNPWTTFTMALREPTPLEGPLDFARFLVTSLTFMRTIKRVDMVVDDIKVLEVRKDIKGKTGVSRPGLNTTSTNAMMRVASVDATTMVITARVMKWLSATGVTPPPIPPPSAKTAARGLLASFFGRSTPVHDPTPPPPPTPPEDPTEVDVLAREIQTFQADIKVSISSQFGRELERATKKAPPSRMPASLVFSREDESVTVNGTPTEKKAGVVFSGLCPPLDGDKSARVFIGQPTSQTTGIGGHLAARFIPTVERESIDLVDRHVAQWNRELLWVGGYLARLIYELELFELQQQWNKTSTADQAARAQILARALHALKFFSFRPTTPSAAVGSEMESAFFSCARNNSNLPLLSTAGILTVGQVRIPHEELQLFLPELPVLTPATVTYAPRAVARLRERSLLRDIAFDDVVKQLGQRPLTEKEMVHCLAWWQSIATVEGYNPQVRARLLDAAIVVTDNSKVVPLGVIRSYVNPQSTSIPTDMPLPPDTLPYSVTKGLKGTQIHSIFGWTELSLAHYVTYLATPPMSGNNGADPDTDIRVSPAFAERVLTMLGRGWQSVSAHQQTAIADALKEVPCIPTRAGFKKPGEAYFENNLLFDDLPVIAFPKTTAIRGGLEKMLLGIGVRRTVDLQLIFSRLIGGGTWGCFELMKYLVSVKDTLSNEELSRLRQTAAFPLEQAPLEDGSKPQVVRQKPNQLYEPTEAMRNLGLPVLNWGEAKWKSNSDEAKMMFELGLKKFPPVDVLLGIIAGRPPMNERALTYLLTNIHTNYPSFDPSAYRDVAFIPATGADGKQIFGKPGQVFTNQACSILGFAVARPPVSAIENAAKLRLATDPPMEQLVAALINNPLHDLDKAKAVFEYLASRVGTAQVAALAPLSVRPFIPVKEEKNLRLARPDEVYFTSKTGVEPLYASAFTFIDFGDRANLFLRQCGVMAEPSHKDIARLLLRDPERMLRQAGSSSKYKEQLRLLAANWSTFDSRLIAEMKNTAFLLASQRVPKVAKEKGHFEDDNYTTEWALCKASDAVIVDDAVLLQYFGKDVLAAPEEQLLERFYGQLGSQPLSNRVNTESIPSGIKPGSSRTTTSAHRHVLERLTIYLSQATRKDTDYTAEWLSKGDNFVVQEAADIKARSTYRHGRVIKEHVETKYAMATRVPRPKAIVLTLSMSTPADYYDVAASLSQVLLKKVRADDILILDSILSTPLMALRKRGFNVDRILNQQNEERLRLKAEAAKDREAQVAAAAAAEKNARESSLAQANGAGVGQPNGTQPLAVAQRQVGPSGKPYDPEGPGGAAGAAGGAGSLLEQMRKWRGSMPGALGGSTPPPAIQGAQSHRGGPNGPGLPQMGGGSGTVTTARPTDPERIRNTVRHAVDASRPETGTQISDTKRRINDVSESQGHYCDESAEADLRLAVDPGSQGCKVFLEPGMTFTEEQQKICQRFAQYILIPLGEVYELKPSVLNIFWDTNGPLIAFNRSGALFCNARYFSAWHDTDVAQGRLGEAFISWYFTLAHELAHNLESAHNASHEFYFSSISEEYFVRFAKLMQARTALLR; translated from the exons ATGCCTCCACCAAGCCGCGCAGAGCTCTGGAGCGCCGGCCGAGATGAGACAGTCGAGGTCAACCAGCGAGCTCTGATTGATA AAATCCTTGCTCGATACTCGGGAGAACATACTA TCTTCCGAGAGCTGCTTCAGAACGCCGATGATGCCGGG GCCCAACATGTCCAGGTCAAGTTCTACACACGAGCAGGCATCGACGCCCAAGAGGCCGGCCGACCACCGGCAACATTGCCAGACGTGAAGCGCGATGCT ATCCACCGCTACGTCGTCTGCAACGACGGTATCCCGTTCCGCGGTGAGGACTGGCACCGTCTCAAGAAGATCGCAGAGGGcaaccccgacgaggagaagattGGAGC CTTTGGAGTTGGTTTCTACTCCCTCTGGAGCGTTTGCG ACGACCCATTCGTCGAGTCTGGTGACAAGTGGATGGGGTTCTACTGGAAGGACGGCAAGGATCAGCTTTTGGCCCGTTCAGGTGACTTGCCacccggctcgtcggcggcgtcaacgGCTGAACCAACGTCCACCGGCAACCCATGGACCACGTTCACTATGGCTCTGCGCGAGCCGACTCCACTCGAGGGCCCCCTCGACTTTGCCCGCTTCCTCGTGACCAGCTTGACGTTCATGCGGACTATCAAGCGCGTCGAcatggtcgtcgacgacatcaaggtgctcgaggtcCGCAAGGATATCAAGGGCAAGACGGGCGTCTCCAGACCCGGCCTCAACACTACGAGCACGAACGCCATGATGAGGGTGGCGAGCgtcgacgccaccaccatggTCATTACGGCCCGTGTCATGAAGTGGCTGTCAG CCACGGGTGTCACCCCTCCACCAATCCCACCTCCATCAGCGAAGACGGCTGCCAGAGGACTTCTTGCTTCCTTCTTCGGCAGATCTACGCCTGTGCACGACCCAACACCACCCCCTCCGCCTACACCGCCAGAGGACCCAACGGAAGTCGATGTCCTCGCCCGTGAGATTCAGACGTTCCAGGCCGACATCAAGGTCAGCATTTCCAGCCAATtcggccgcgagcttgaACGTGCGACAAAGAAGGCGCCACCTTCCAGAATGCCTGCAAGCCTGGTGTTTTCTCGCGAGGATGAGAGCGTCACCGTTAACGGTACGCCGacggagaagaaggccggcgtcgtcttctcgGGCCTGTGCCCACCTCTCGATGGCGACAAGTCTGCCCGCGTGTTCATTGGTCAGCCGACCAGCCAGACCACTGGTATCGGTGGACACTTGGCTGCACGATTCATTCCCACCGTCGAGCGAGAGTCAATCGACCTGGTCGACAGGCATGTCGCCCAGTGGAACCGAGAGCTCCTCTGGGTCGGCGGCTACCTCGCTCGTCTCATctacgagctcgagctgttcgagctccagcagcagtggAACAAGACGTCCACCGCGGACCAGGCTGCGCGGGCTCAGATCCTTGCTCGAGCCCTCCACGCCCTCAAGTTCTTTAGCTTTAGgccaacgacgccgtcggcagcTGTTGGGTCTGAGATGGagtcggccttcttctcctgtGCCAGAAACAACAGCAACCTCCCGCTGCTGTCGACTGCCGGCATCCTCACTGTCGGTCAGGTCCGTATCCCGCATGAAGAGCTCCAGCTCTTCTTGCCCGAACTTCCTGTCTTGACCCCAGCTACGGTCACCTACGCACCTCGCGCTGTCGCTCGCCTCCGCGAGCGTAGCCTTCTGCGCGACATCGCCTTCGATGATGTCGTCAAGCAACTCGGCCAGCGTCCACTGACCGAGAAGGAGATGGTTCACTGTCTTGCCTGGTGGCAGTCGATTGCGACTGTTGAGGGTTACAATCCGCAGGTCCGCGCTCGACTGTTGGACGCGGCGATCGTCGTCACAGACAACTCGAAGGTCGTACCGCTTGGCGTTATCCGCAGCTACGTCAATCCGCAGAGCACCTCCATCCCCACGGACATGCCCCTGCCTCCTGACACTCTCCCTTACTCTGTCACAAAGGGCCTCAAGGGAACTCAGATCCACTCAATCTTTGGATGGACGGAGCTCTCGCTCGCCCACTACGTCACGTACCTCGCGACCCCGCCCATGTCCGGCAACAACGGAGCAGATCCCGACACAGATATTCGTGTCTCACCTGCCTTTGCGGAGCGCGTTTTGACCATGCTTGGACGAGGGTGGCAGTCGGTCAGTGCGCATCAGCAAACTGCGATCGCCGAtgcgctcaaggaggtgcCATGTATCCCCACACGCGCCGGGTTCAAGAAGCCCGGCGAGGCGTACTTTGAGAACAACCTCTTGTTCGACGACCTGCCCGTCATTGCGTTCCCCAAGACCACGGCGATCAGGGGTGGTCTGGAGAAGATGCTTTTAGGCATTGGCGTGAGGAGGACTGTTGACCTCCAGCTCATCTTTTCTCG TCTTATCGGCGGTGGCACCTGGGGTTGCTTCGAGCTCATGAAGTACCTCGTGTCTGTGAAGGACACTCTGTCCAACGAGGAGCTATCTCGACTCCGTCAGACTGCCGCCTTCCCCCTAGAGCAGGCTCCATTAGAAGACGGCAGCAAGCCTCAGGTTGTGCGACAGAAACCGAACCAGCTGTACGAGCCAACAGAGGCCATGCGCAACCTCGGCCTGCCGGTACTCAACTGGGGTGAGGCCAAGTGGAAGTCCAACTCCGACGAGGCGAAGATGATGTTCGAGTTGGGGCTGAAGAAGTTCCCGCCTGTCGACGTTCTGCTCGGCATCATCGCTGGCAGACCTCCGATGAACGAGCGCGCTCTGACGTACCTCCTCACCAACATCCACACCAACTACCCATCCTTCGATCCCTCCGCCTACCGCGATGTTGCCTTCATCCCCGCGACGGGAGCCGACGGCAAGCAAATCTTTGGAAAGCCTGGCCAGGTATTCACGAACCAGGCCTGCTCCATTCTCGGCTTCGCCGTGGCTCGCCCACCAGTCTCAGCTATCGAGAATGCTGCCAAGCTCCGCCTTGCGACGGACCCACCGATGGAGCAGCTTGTCGCGGCGCTTATCAACAACCCTCTTCATGACTtggacaaggccaaggctgtgTTCGAGTACCTCGCCTCTCGTGTTGGCACGGCGCAGGTTGCGGCTCTCGCGCCGTTGTCTGTTCGACCGTTCATCCCagtcaaggaggagaagaaccttcgcctcgcccgccctgACGAGGTTTACTTCACCTCCAAGACCGGCGTTGAACCCCTGTATGCGTCCGCCTTTACGTTTATTGATTTCGGAGATCGCGCCAACCTCTTCCTGAGGCAGTGTGGTGTCATGGCTGAGCCTTCCCACAAAG ACATTGCGCGACTGCTACTTCGTGATCCTGAGCGCATGCTTAGACaggctggctcgtcgtcaaa GTATAAGGAGCAgctccgtctcctcgccgccaactgGTCGACCTTTGACTCTCGACTTATCGCTGAGATGAAGAACACGGCATTCCTGCTCGCTTCGCAGCGGGTTCCGAAGGTGGCGAAGGAGAAGGGCCATTTCGAGGACGACAACTACACTACTGAATGGGCGCTCTGCAAGGCCTCAGAC GCGGTaattgtcgacgacgcggtcctGCTGCAGTACTTTGGCAAGGACGTCCTCGCAGCtcccgaggagcagctctTGGAGAGATTCTACGGTCAGCTGGGTTCGCAACCTCTTTCAAACCGCGTCAACACGGAGTCAATCCCTTCTGGCATTAAGCCTGGATCGTCGCGAACTACCACATCGGCCCATCGCCATGTGCTCGAACGCTTGACGATCTACCTCTCGCAGGCCACCCGCAAGGATACGGACTACACTGCCGAGTGGCTCTCCAAGGGTGACAACTTTGTCGtgcaggaggcggcggacATCAAGGCGAGGTCTACCTACCGCCATGGACGGGTTATCAAGGAGCATGTGGAG ACAAAGTACGCTATGGCGACTCGCGTGCCTCGGCCCAAAGCCATCGTCCTCACGTTgtccatgtcgacgccggcagaCTACtacgacgtcgcggcgagcttgtcccAGGTTCTGCTCAAGAAGGTCCGAGCAGACGACATCCTCATTCTCGACTCGATTCTCTCGACACCACTGATGGCGCTGAGGAAGCGAGGCTTCAACGTTGACCGTATTCTCAACCAGCAGAATGAGGAACGCCTGCGTTTGAAGGCTGAGGCGGCCAAGGATCGCGAAGCGCAGGtcgcggctgctgccgctgccgagaaGAACGCTCGCGAGTCGAGTCTGGCTCAGGCGAAcggcgctggggtggggCAGCCGAATGGAACGCAGCCACTGGCTGTCGCACAGAGGCAGGTCGGGCCTAGCGGCAAGCCGTATGATCCTGAAGGCCCCGGTGGTGCCGCTGGTGCCGCTGGAGGAGCTGGGTCATTATTGGAACAGATGAGAAAGTGGAGAGGCAGCATGCCCGGTGCGCTCGGCGGTAgtaccccgccgccagccatTCAAGGTGCTCAGAGCCACCGCGGCGGGCCAAACGGCCCCGGCCTCCCGCAGATGGGAGGTGGCTCGGGTACCGTCACCACTGCTCGCCCAACCGACCCCGAAAGAATCC GCAATACTGttcgccacgccgtcgacgcgtctCGCCCTGAAACGGGTACGCAGATCAGCGACACCAAGCGGCGAATCAACGACGTATCGGAGAGCCAGGGCCATTACTGCGACGAAAGCGCCGAGGCTGATCTACGACTGGCCGTCGACCCCGGATCGCAGGGTTGCAAGGTCTTCCTCGAGCCTG GCATGACCTtcaccgaggagcagcagaaGATCTGCCAGCGATTTGCCCAGTACATTCTCATTCCCCTGGGCGAGGTCTACGAG CTCAAACCCTCTGTGCTCAACATCTTCTGGGACACGAACGGCCCACTCATCGCCTTCAACCGCAGCGGTGCGCTGTTCTGCAACGCGCGCTACTTTTCCGCGTGGCATGACACCGACGTTGCGCAGGGCCGCCTGGGCGAGGCCTTCATCTCGTGGTACTTTACCCttgcgcacgagctcgcgcacaacCTCGAGTCGGCGCACAACGCGTCGCACGAGTTTTACTTCTCGTCGATTTCCGAGGAGTACTTTGTGCGCTTTGCCAAGCTCATGCAGGCAAGGACTGCGCTTCTGCGCTAG
- the HIBCH gene encoding 3-hydroxyisobutyryl-CoA hydrolase, mitochondrial, whose translation MSRLLARMAPRLSAQSAASARLSAVKRHMSSSPVVRDDSVLYENQGTTRTYKLNRPKALNALDQPMIDSLVAESESWRTSDLVKLVVGKGDERAFCAGGDVKTLVIARARGDAASGLKFFQDEFGLNWHLGRLGKPYVAVIDGFTMGGGAGISLPAPIRIATKKTVFAMPETKIGYAPDVGGNYYIAQLDGEIGAWLAITGNEVWGRAVYELGLATHYVDPESIPSLLSALNEIEDPSFQTISDIVSSYHVGPAPEGTAPSSKGSREGPSPITGEIRAFLDKTFGLPSLRDIYTALKAAEADSSLAPEVREWATAQRGILDERSPTGMAVALENFRLARKAKRLNEVLDNDITMATGFLGLKRTTDDFSTGVTHLLIDKAKGRANWAPSSIDDKSLTPAAIRANFLDAKAEHIAGERPVIDFTPTPTTKEGPDSTWGQFRRYGLPAEARVRAWVKGEAPGSGAFKLNEDELVSRIVDVSGEAGSPRQKEIEQAIRKIVAQHTTKDKDGYLNWQD comes from the exons ATGTCCCGACTCCTCGCCCGCATGGCACCCCGCCTCTCCGCCCAgtccgccgccagcgcccgccTCTCGGCAGTCAAGCGTcacatgtcgtcgtcgcccgtcgtgcgcgacgactCGGTGCTCTACGAGAACCAgggcacgacgcgcacctACAAGCTCAACAGGCCCAAGGCGCTCAATGCCCTCGACCAGCCCATGATCGACTCGCTGGTCGCCGAGTCCGAG TCGTGGCGCACGTccgacctcgtcaagctcgtcgtcggcaagggTGACGAGCGCGCCTTCTGCGCCGGCGGAGACGTCAAGA CGCTCGTCATCGCCCGTGCCAggggcgacgccgcctcgggcctCAAGTTCTTCCAGGACGAGTTCGGCCTCAACtggcacctcggccgcctcggcaagccCTACGTCGCCGTCATTGACGGCTTCACGA tgggcggcggcgccggcatctCGCTCCCCGCGCCTATCCGTATCGCGACCAAGAAGACCGTCTTCGCCATGCCCGAGACCAAAATCGGCTACGCTCctgacgtcggcggcaacTACTACAttgcgcagctcgacggTGAGATTGGTGCCTGGCTCGCCATCACTGGTAACGAGGTCTGGGGCCGTGCGGTGTA cgagctcggcctcgcgaccCACTACGTCGACCCCGAGTCGATCCCCTCGCTCCTCTCGGCGCTCAACGAGATCGAGGACCCTTCGTTCCAGACCATCTCGGACATTGTCTCGTCGTACCACGTCGGCCCTGCGCCCGAGGGAACTGCTCCCTCGTCCAAGGGCTCCCGTGAGGGCCCTTCGCCCATCACTGGCGAGATCCGCGCGTTCCTCGACAAGACGTTCGGCCTCCCGTCCCTCCGGGACATCTACaccgcgctcaaggccgccgaggccgacagcaGCCTCGCGCCCGAGGTCCGCGAGTGGGCCACCGCGCAGCGCGGtatcctcgacgagcgctcGCCGACCGGCATGGCTGTCGCGCTTGAGAacttccgcctcgcgcgcaaggccaagcgccTGAATGAGgtcctcgacaacgacatcACCATGGCGAccggcttcctcggcctcaagcGCACCACTGACGACTTCTCGACCGGCGTCACCCACCTGCTGatcgacaaggccaagggaCGTGCCAACTGGGCCCCTTCGTCGATTGACGACAAGAGCCTGACCCCCGCCGCGATCCGCGCCAACTTCCTCGAtgccaaggccgagcacATTGCCGGTGAGCGCCCCGTCATCGACTTCACCCCCACGCCTACGACCAAGGAGGGCCCCGACTCCACCTGGGGCCAGTTCCGCCGCTACGGCCTGCCTGCCGAGGCCCGCGTCCGCGCCTGGGTCAAGGGCGAGGCGCCCGGCTCGGGCGCCTTCAAGCTgaacgaggacgagctcgtcagCCGCATTGTCGATGTGTCGGGCGAGGCTGGCTCCCCGCGCCAGAAGGAGATTGAGCAGGCTATCCGCAAGATTGTCGCCCAGCACACcaccaaggacaaggacggctACCTCAACTGGCAGGACTAG
- the Orc5 gene encoding Origin recognition complex subunit 5, with product METLATLLAHDGSPPLVYLHHPHHSASAVRAQLPPVAAEADLIELHTPRLLYAGVLARVAASRGAEREGEVATWDAFVRGLREVCSTRTANGASAANGSRKGKGRAIDDLDADASTHLVLVFTRAERLKSVLGPIWTALTRLSELANLPATVVLASALPWDDVRPARSDAVEPVMVYLDPIRRDELRDALLLSGSTHPLYPRFVDLLLASLGQLAPPSEVAFAADSLWPLYTATLPAHAEQELLGRAPPEPDTPPLSVSVKLLTDLKHQLSLALSVAAESLLPRTVGKADFIRALNPLSSDGTPRPLTARAIPRPPGLDLPLAAQFLLVAAYCASYNPAKSDVRLFGRGTGPDGKRRRGGGVRRAGYGRTRVGKVPQRLLGPKAFPLDRLLAMFASLYAEHAARPEDLESDGEVAVTAAQIERKRARHAERDEQWEDEVDALAMSVGLWSLIPELEAQSLLKRTSPVDRLDNIMLRCEIDYEGTKTLAKGLKITLDEYLYEAMA from the exons ATGGAGACGCTCGCCACGCTGCTAGCGCACGACGGCTCACCGCCCCTGGTCTACCTGCACCACCCGCaccactcggcgtcggcggtgcgcgcgcagctgccgcccgtcgcagccgaggccgacctgaTCGAGCTGCATACCCCGCGGCTGCTGTACGCCGGCGtactcgcgcgcgtcgcggcgtcgcgcggagccgagcgcgagggcgaagTCGCGACGTGGGACGCGTTCGTGCGCGGGTTGCGCGAGGTGTGCAGCACCCGGACGGCgaacggcgccagcgccgccaacgGATCGCGGAAAGGCAAAGGACGCGCgatcgacgacctcgacgccgacgccagcacccacctcgtgctcgtcttcacccgcgccgagcggctcaAGAGCGTCCTCGGGCCCATCTGGACCGCACTGACGCGTCTCTCTGAGCTG GCAAATCTCCCCGCGACGGTCGTCCTCGCGTCCGCGCTGCCGTGGGACGACGTgcgccccgcgcgctcggACGCGGTCGAGCCGGTGATGGTGTATCTCGATCCAATACGCCGGGACG AGCTCCGCGACGCGTTGCTCCTCTCTGGCTCGACCCACCCCCTGTACCCGCGCTTCGTggacctcctcctcgcgtccCTCGGCCAGCTGGCCCCGCCGTCGGAAGTCGCGTTCGCCGCGGACTCCCTGTGGCCACTGTACACCGCCACGCTGCCGGCGCATGCCGAGcaggagctcctcggccgcgcgccgccagagccagatacgccgccgctcagcgTGAGCGTCAAGCTCCTCACGGACCTCAAGCACCAGCTGTCCCTCGCGCTGtccgtcgctgccgagtcGCTGCTGCCTAGGACTGTCGGCAAGGCAGACTTCATCCGCGCGCTCAACCCGctcagcagcgacggcacgccgcgcccgctgaccgcgcgcgcgatccCGCGCCCGCCAGGCCTCGACCTGCCACTCGCGGCGCAGTTcttgctcgtcgccgcgtaCTGCGCCAGCTATAACCCCGCCAAGTCGGACGTGAGGTTGTTTGGCCGCGGGACTGGGCCTGATgggaagcggcggcgcgggggaggcgTGCGGAGGGCGGGATATGGCAGGACACGTGTAGGCAAGGTGCCGCAGCGGCTGCTCGGCCCCAAGGCGTTCCCCCTCGACCGGCTACTCGCAATGTTTGCGTCCCTGTacgccgagcacgctgcTCGGCCAGAGGATCTGGAGAGCGATGGTGAAGTCGCCGTTACTGCCGCGCAGATTGAGCGTAAGCGCGCACGCCACgctgagcgcgacgagcagtgggaggacgaggtcgacgccctGGCCATGAGCGTCGGCCTGTGGTCCCTCATTCCAGAGCTCGAGGCACAGAGCCTGCTTAAGCGCACTTCCcccgtcgaccgcctcgacaaCATCATGCTCCGCTGCGAGATCGACTACGAGGGGACAAAAACACTCGCAAAGGGGCTCAAAATCACACTCGACGAGTACCTGTACGAGGCGATGGCATAG
- the SPCC5E4.05c gene encoding Putative monoglyceride lipase codes for MADQVQVIDEYVIGPEYTPFFTKRWVPVAEPRAYIVFVHGMAEHIGRYDHFFRKLAAAPHNLHVFAYDQRGHGKTSYDPITETAHEVAQWKADGQPYKLEKNAKRKTGGWAKALPEMEFFIKRESNRAKKTNGKLFLYGHSMGGGQVLAFGLRAQNLIQPKTLDLLSGIISSGPLIRQTTPASFIQVKAGSIAANLLPNMLMKIPLDVKVSGVYSDESGVANKPQHFTHDVAQQDLAANDPYNEPIGSLRGLSDMLSGGVWLDSPAAWNGWQKHLPLLLYHGGDDPITDPKATARFGDKVVADDKTTKIWEGLLHEVHNESEPFRTEAAEFVAAWIEAHLDGPVPAAEVAIASQAVSAAGAAEESARSKL; via the exons atgGCAGACCAGGTGCAGGTCATTGACGAGTACGTCATCGGGCCAGAGTACACGCCCTTCTTCACAAAGCGT tgggtgcccgtcgccgagccccgcgCGTACATCGTCTTCGTGCACGGCATGGCCGAGCACATTGGGCGCTACGACCACTTCTTCCgcaagctcgcggccgcgccgcacaACCTGCACGTGTTCGCCTACGACCAGCGCGGACACGGCAAGACGTCGTACGACCCCATCACGGAGACGGCGCATGAGGTGGCCCAGTGGAAGGCCGACGGACAGCCGTACAAGCTCGAGAAGAACGCCAAGCGCAAGACGGGCGGCTGGGCAAAGGCGCTGCCGGAGATGGAGTTCTTCATCAAGCGCGAGAGCAACCGCGCAAAGAAGACGAACGGCAAGCTGTTCCTGTACGGCCACTCGATG ggcggcggccaggtcCTCGCGTTTGGGCTCCGCGCGCAGAACCTCATCCAGCCCAAgacgctcgacctgctctcGGGCATCATCTCGTCGGGCCCGCTGATCCGCCAGACGACCCCCGCCAGCTTCATCCAG GTCAAGGCCGGCTCGATCGCCGCCAACCTGCTGCCCAACATGCTCATGAAGATCCCTCTTGACGTCAAGGTGAGTGGCGTGTACTCGGACGAATCGGGCGTTGCTAACAAGCCGCAGCACTTCAcccacgacgtcgcgcagcagGACCTTGCCGCCAATGACCCGTACAACGAGCCCATCGGCTCGCTCCGCGGTCTCAGCGACATGCTCTCGGGCGGCGTGTGGCTTGACTCGCCGGCAGCGTGGAACGGGTGGCAGAAGCACCTCCCCCTGCTGCTCtaccacggcggcgacgacccgATCACGGACCCcaaggcgacggcgcgcttcggcgacaaggtcgtcgcggacGACAAGACGACGAAGATCTGGGAG GGCCTCCTTCACGAGGTGCACAACGAGTCGGAGCCTTTCCgcaccgaggcggccgagttTGTCGCCGCCTGGATCGAGgcgcacctcgacggccCTGTCCCTGCTGCCGAGGTGGCCATCGCGTCGCAGGCCGTCtcggccgctggcgctgccgagGAGAGCGCGCGGTCGAAGCTGTAG
- the bos1 gene encoding Protein transport protein bos1, giving the protein MNSLNALGNRQVASLQADLARFEQGEGGPSIQGQITTTLSALSRLVDDYDSMARREMNTAAREKANTRVLKLKTEHKDLKGRFEKAKSEGQQRNRDQLLGSSTAMGAGPNSTATMRRNPNGQGFSESPFGGGTPNLFQPNQREDFALREHSFIQESENNIDQYIAQGRAVLENLIEQRGILKGTRRRLLDAANTLGLSRETIAWVEKRAKQDAWIFFAGATFTIFSFWLIWHYLG; this is encoded by the exons ATGAACTCTCTCAACGCACTCGGAAATCGCCAGGTCGCAAGTCTGCAAGCAGACCTCGCACGCTTCGAGCAGGGAGAAGGCGGACCAAGCATTCAGG GCCAGATCACCACGACCCTCTCCGCCCTCTCGCGCTTGGTAGACGACTATGACTCGATGGCGCGCAGGGAGATgaacacggcggcgagagaGAAGGCCAACAC CCGTGTCCTCAAGCTCAAGACGGAGCACAAGGACCTCAAGGGGCGATTTGAGAAGGCAAAGTCGGAGGGCCAGCAACGA AACCGCGATCAACTGCTCGGATCATCGACAGCAATGGGCGCCGGACCAAActcgacagcgacgatgCGACGCAACCCCAACGGGCAGGGCTTCTCCGAATCACCCTTTGGCGGGGGAACGCCCAACCTCTTCCAGCCGAACCAGCGCGAGGACTTTGCCCTCCGCGAACACAGCTTCATCCAGGAGTCGGAGAACAACATCGACCAGTACATTGCGCAGGGGCGCGCAGTGCTCGAGAACCTCATCGAGCAGCGCGGTATCCTCAAgggcacccgccgccgcctgctcgacgcggccaacACGCTCGGCCTGTCGCGCGAGACGATTGCCTGGGTCGAGAAGCGAGC CAAGCAGGACGCGTGGATCTTCTtcgccggcgcgaccttCACCATCTTCTCCTTCTGGCTCATCTGGCA